In one window of Azoarcus olearius DNA:
- a CDS encoding FHA domain-containing protein, which produces MLFSAGELDDVIASPSADQEGDLERAALIGITPPFLDQRFVLKTGRTLIGRGEDNDIVLPDGSVSAQHAWILNENGRHRLMNMLSTNGTFINDHKAHEAPLKDGDRIRLGRAEFVFRAGTAGPAPEAVRAPAVPLWVWGAAAMVVGLAVAAVLAL; this is translated from the coding sequence ATGCTGTTCAGTGCCGGGGAACTGGACGACGTCATCGCATCCCCGTCGGCCGACCAGGAAGGCGACCTGGAGCGCGCCGCCCTCATCGGCATCACGCCCCCTTTTCTCGACCAGCGCTTCGTTCTCAAGACCGGGCGGACGCTGATCGGCCGTGGCGAGGACAACGACATCGTGCTGCCCGACGGCAGCGTGTCCGCCCAGCACGCCTGGATCCTCAACGAAAACGGCCGCCACCGCCTGATGAACATGCTGTCGACCAACGGCACCTTCATCAACGATCACAAGGCGCATGAAGCGCCGCTCAAGGACGGCGACCGCATCCGCCTCGGCCGCGCCGAATTCGTGTTCCGCGCCGGCACCGCCGGCCCGGCGCCCGAGGCGGTCCGCGCGCCTGCGGTGCCGCTATGGGTATGGGGTGCCGCGGCGATGGTCGTCGGCCTCGCGGTCGCCGCGGTGCTGGCACTCTGA
- a CDS encoding DUF2322 family protein: MAFADTLKTLPGVSHLAAMNLVDAADAVVATIENKPGQAGSLAVYNHLAQLYGAITPEAAKKGLELYGEHSEDARLNPGKHPNIDRLIGLIERGESLRVKQVFAV; the protein is encoded by the coding sequence ATGGCTTTTGCCGATACGCTGAAGACGCTGCCGGGGGTGTCCCACCTCGCGGCAATGAACCTGGTCGACGCCGCCGATGCGGTGGTCGCCACCATCGAGAACAAGCCCGGCCAGGCCGGTTCGCTGGCGGTGTACAACCACCTCGCCCAGCTTTACGGTGCGATTACGCCGGAAGCGGCGAAGAAGGGGCTGGAGCTTTACGGCGAACACAGCGAGGATGCCCGCCTGAACCCCGGCAAGCATCCGAACATCGACCGCCTGATCGGCCTGATCGAACGCGGCGAGAGCCTGCGGGTGAAGCAGGTGTTCGCGGTCTGA
- the secF gene encoding protein translocase subunit SecF, with translation MEFFRIKKDIPFMRHALVFNVISLITFLLAVFFLATRGLHLSVEFTGGTLVEVSYSEAAELEPIRQSLAADGYTDVLVQHFGSTRDVLIRLPNREGTDSKGVAERVMATLEKSAGPKAELRRVEFVGPQVGKELASDGAMALLLVVVGIVIYLALRFEWRLGVATIIANLHDVIIILGFFAFFQWEFSLAVLAATLAVLGYSVNESVVVFDRVRETFRKKRNLSTEQVVDHAITSTISRTMITHGSTQMMVLSMLIFGGETLFYFALALTIGICFGIYSSVLVASPLAIWLGVSREQFVKPKKEKEEAVV, from the coding sequence ATGGAATTCTTCCGCATCAAGAAAGACATCCCGTTCATGCGCCACGCGCTGGTGTTCAACGTCATCTCGTTGATCACCTTCCTGCTGGCCGTGTTCTTCCTTGCCACCCGCGGCCTGCACCTGTCGGTGGAATTCACCGGCGGCACGCTGGTCGAGGTCAGCTACAGCGAGGCCGCCGAACTCGAACCGATCCGCCAGTCGCTCGCGGCCGACGGCTACACCGACGTGCTGGTGCAGCACTTCGGCAGCACGCGCGACGTGCTGATCCGCCTGCCTAACAGGGAGGGCACCGACAGCAAGGGGGTCGCCGAGCGCGTGATGGCCACGCTGGAAAAAAGCGCCGGACCCAAGGCCGAACTGCGCCGGGTCGAATTCGTCGGCCCGCAGGTCGGCAAGGAACTCGCCAGCGACGGTGCAATGGCGCTGCTGCTGGTCGTCGTCGGCATCGTGATCTACCTCGCGCTGCGCTTCGAATGGCGGCTGGGGGTGGCGACGATCATCGCCAACCTGCACGACGTGATCATCATCCTGGGCTTCTTCGCCTTCTTCCAGTGGGAGTTCTCGCTGGCGGTGCTGGCGGCGACGCTCGCCGTGCTCGGCTATTCGGTGAACGAATCGGTGGTGGTGTTCGACCGCGTGCGCGAGACCTTCCGCAAGAAGCGCAATCTCAGCACCGAGCAGGTGGTGGATCACGCCATCACCAGCACGATTTCGCGCACCATGATCACCCACGGCAGCACCCAGATGATGGTGCTGTCGATGCTGATCTTCGGCGGCGAGACGCTGTTCTACTTCGCGCTCGCGCTGACGATCGGCATCTGCTTCGGCATCTACTCCTCGGTGCTGGTCGCCAGCCCGCTGGCGATCTGGCTGGGCGTGTCGCGCGAGCAGTTCGTCAAGCCGAAGAAGGAAAAGGAAGAGGCGGTGGTATAG
- the purB gene encoding adenylosuccinate lyase → MSLAAPSALTALSPLDGRYHGKVEGLRDHFSEHGLIRNRVKVEVEWLKALAADSALAEIAPFSAATIAELDSVVSAFAPADGEAVKAIEATTNHDVKAMEYWLKKRLGHNAEVMKVSEFIHFACTSEDINNTSHALMLKAGRDEVLLPAVDKVIARFRELAHQLADLPMLSRTHGQPASPTTLGKEMANIAARLIRARAQIANVSLTAKFNGAVGNYNAHLSAWPEFDWEGFNKRFIESLGLEFNPYTIQIEPHDAMAELFDAIGRMNTILIDACRDIWMYISFGYFKQKLKEGEVGSSTMPHKVNPIDFENAEGNLGIANAVLRHFSEKLPVSRMQRDLTDSTVLRNMGVGFGHTVLALDSALRGLGKLEAEPARLAADLAECWEVLAEPVQTVMRRFGIENPYEQLKAMTRGKGITREALQEFIGTLAIPQSERDRLLAMTPASYVGKAAELARRI, encoded by the coding sequence ATGTCCCTCGCCGCACCCTCCGCCCTCACCGCCCTTTCCCCGCTCGATGGCCGTTACCACGGCAAGGTGGAAGGCCTGCGCGACCACTTCTCAGAGCATGGCCTGATCCGCAACCGGGTCAAGGTTGAAGTCGAGTGGCTGAAGGCGCTCGCGGCCGACAGCGCGCTGGCCGAGATCGCGCCGTTTTCGGCGGCGACGATCGCCGAACTCGACAGCGTGGTGTCCGCCTTTGCGCCGGCCGACGGCGAAGCGGTGAAGGCGATCGAAGCCACCACCAACCACGACGTGAAGGCGATGGAGTACTGGCTGAAGAAGCGCCTCGGCCACAACGCCGAAGTGATGAAAGTGTCGGAATTCATCCATTTCGCCTGCACTTCGGAGGATATCAACAACACCTCCCACGCGCTGATGCTGAAGGCCGGGCGCGACGAGGTGCTGCTGCCGGCGGTGGACAAGGTGATCGCCCGCTTCCGCGAACTGGCGCACCAGCTTGCCGACCTGCCGATGCTGTCGCGCACCCACGGCCAGCCCGCCAGCCCGACCACGCTGGGCAAGGAGATGGCCAACATCGCGGCCCGCCTGATCCGCGCCCGCGCGCAGATCGCCAATGTGTCGCTCACTGCCAAGTTCAATGGCGCGGTCGGCAACTACAACGCGCACCTGTCGGCGTGGCCCGAATTCGACTGGGAAGGCTTCAACAAGCGCTTCATCGAATCGCTCGGCCTCGAGTTCAACCCCTACACCATCCAGATCGAACCCCATGACGCGATGGCCGAACTGTTCGACGCCATCGGCCGCATGAACACCATCCTGATCGACGCCTGCCGCGACATCTGGATGTACATCTCCTTTGGCTACTTCAAGCAGAAGCTGAAGGAGGGCGAGGTCGGTTCGTCGACCATGCCGCACAAGGTCAACCCGATCGACTTCGAGAACGCCGAAGGCAACCTCGGCATCGCCAACGCGGTGCTGCGCCACTTCTCGGAGAAGCTGCCGGTGTCGCGCATGCAGCGCGACCTCACCGACTCCACCGTGCTGCGCAACATGGGCGTGGGCTTCGGCCATACCGTGCTGGCGCTCGATTCCGCGCTGCGCGGCCTGGGCAAGCTGGAGGCCGAACCGGCCCGCCTTGCCGCCGACCTGGCCGAGTGCTGGGAAGTGCTGGCCGAGCCGGTGCAGACCGTGATGCGCCGCTTCGGCATCGAGAACCCGTACGAACAGCTGAAGGCGATGACGCGCGGCAAGGGCATCACCCGCGAGGCGCTGCAGGAGTTCATCGGTACGCTGGCGATTCCGCAGAGCGAGCGCGACCGCCTGCTGGCGATGACGCCGGCGAGCTACGTCGGCAAGGCCGCGGAGCTTGCCCGCCGCATCTGA
- a CDS encoding protein kinase domain-containing protein, which translates to MKTHLGRHTLHGELGRGAISVIYRGYDPDIGRMLAIKTLRREYAEREDYRERFLAEARVAGTLSHPGIVTIFDVGVSDGEPFIAMELLQGPTLAAFVEQRGRLPVCTVIRIAIQIADALDYAHRQAVVHQDIKPDNIAVTSLNGNVKVMDFGIARLRSGSAASRGTAHVIAGTPDYMSPEQIRGKGIDGRSDLYSLGVVLYWLLAGHTPFHGDEVNELLRRILNDAAPPCRPLDPDTPDALLDVVRTLLAKDPAERYQSGAELIDDLRRIDDTVAEREDAWAGRRIVPIRVRWTAVMGALVAITVALGLGVVYYKQNRAMERLALDYGLTLTQMLAVESAEDLLLDDGIAMQALVNEMARNREIVHLAISNRGGRVVASTDAERVGQPAAKPPTEQRLMERGQQEVYSASDAEGNPYLLFESPIQYERHELGRLEVGLSTDALTAANRTTLAAMIAAMLVTLGTVFVGAYMLSRRLLVPIETLRVALGRIAQGRFDSRIRMHRSDEFERVFSAYNAMADSLEARMLQARSGQAEGRPRRRGASAAAPEPTEFVP; encoded by the coding sequence ATGAAGACCCACCTCGGCCGCCACACGCTGCACGGCGAACTCGGCCGGGGCGCGATTTCCGTCATCTATCGCGGCTACGACCCCGACATCGGTCGCATGCTGGCGATCAAGACCCTGCGGCGCGAATACGCGGAGCGCGAAGACTACCGGGAGCGCTTCCTCGCGGAAGCGCGCGTCGCCGGCACACTGTCCCACCCTGGCATCGTCACCATCTTCGACGTCGGTGTCAGCGACGGCGAACCCTTCATCGCGATGGAACTGCTGCAGGGCCCGACCCTGGCGGCCTTCGTCGAACAGCGCGGCCGCCTCCCGGTCTGCACCGTCATCCGCATCGCCATCCAGATTGCCGACGCGCTGGACTATGCGCATCGTCAGGCCGTGGTGCATCAGGACATCAAGCCCGACAACATCGCCGTCACCAGCCTGAACGGCAACGTCAAGGTGATGGACTTCGGCATCGCGCGCCTGCGCAGTGGCAGCGCCGCCAGCCGCGGCACCGCCCATGTCATTGCCGGCACGCCGGACTACATGTCGCCCGAGCAGATCCGCGGCAAGGGCATCGACGGCCGCAGCGACTTGTATTCGCTCGGCGTGGTGCTGTACTGGCTGCTCGCCGGACACACGCCTTTCCATGGCGACGAGGTGAACGAGCTGCTGCGCCGCATCCTCAACGACGCCGCGCCGCCCTGCCGCCCGCTCGATCCCGACACCCCTGACGCACTGCTCGACGTGGTCCGCACGCTGCTCGCCAAGGACCCCGCCGAGCGTTATCAGAGCGGCGCCGAGTTGATCGACGACCTGCGCCGTATCGACGACACCGTGGCCGAGCGCGAGGACGCCTGGGCCGGTCGTCGCATCGTGCCGATCCGCGTGCGCTGGACGGCGGTGATGGGCGCGCTCGTCGCCATTACCGTGGCGCTCGGGCTGGGCGTCGTCTACTACAAGCAGAACCGGGCGATGGAGCGCCTCGCCCTCGACTACGGGCTGACCCTGACCCAGATGCTGGCGGTGGAAAGCGCCGAAGACCTGCTGCTGGACGACGGGATCGCGATGCAGGCGCTGGTGAACGAGATGGCGCGCAACCGCGAGATCGTGCATCTGGCGATCAGCAATCGCGGCGGCCGGGTCGTGGCCAGCACCGACGCCGAACGGGTCGGCCAGCCGGCGGCAAAGCCCCCGACCGAACAGCGTCTGATGGAGCGCGGCCAGCAGGAGGTCTATTCCGCCTCCGATGCCGAAGGCAACCCCTACCTGCTGTTCGAATCCCCTATCCAGTACGAGCGCCACGAACTCGGCCGCCTTGAGGTGGGACTGAGCACCGACGCGCTCACCGCGGCCAATCGCACCACGCTGGCGGCGATGATCGCGGCGATGCTGGTCACGCTCGGCACGGTGTTCGTCGGCGCCTATATGTTGTCGCGGCGCCTGCTGGTGCCGATCGAGACCCTGCGCGTCGCGCTCGGGCGCATCGCGCAGGGCCGCTTCGACAGCCGCATCCGCATGCATCGCAGCGATGAGTTCGAGCGGGTCTTCAGCGCCTACAACGCAATGGCCGATTCGCTCGAGGCACGCATGCTGCAGGCCCGTTCCGGCCAGGCAGAGGGCCGTCCGAGGCGGCGCGGCGCAAGCGCGGCCGCCCCCGAACCGACCGAATTCGTGCCCTGA
- a CDS encoding LysM peptidoglycan-binding domain-containing protein, translated as MDRIPRLAPFVFLLALHGCAGLGSGGNGTDSQGAVQPAAPAAETPQAGARSAPVRDLRWIIDRLQDGQLAEGREALVGYLRREPGNPTARSLLQQIDTDPVALLGRNYTTYTLRPGETLGEIAGRHLGDPLRFVALARYNGIERARSVVAGQSLKIPAGRGGVAASAPPPATEADVVPAEERAEQFQKRIEAELAAGRIDSANAAIEQARAESPGGSGWNGWLDPLARRARALAFQQRGLAQLDRRQHEAAYDSLGQALALEPDLQPAARQRQAVRGKLVAEYHEAAVVRYRNQQLDEAIALWDKALKLDPGFEPARGYRTRALELKRRLQALGAAGNG; from the coding sequence ATGGATAGAATCCCGCGCCTTGCGCCCTTCGTTTTCCTGCTCGCGCTACACGGCTGCGCCGGACTCGGCAGCGGTGGGAACGGGACCGACTCCCAGGGCGCCGTGCAGCCGGCCGCGCCAGCGGCAGAAACCCCGCAGGCGGGAGCACGCAGCGCGCCGGTGCGCGACCTGCGCTGGATCATCGACCGCCTGCAGGACGGCCAGCTGGCCGAAGGGCGCGAGGCCCTGGTGGGCTATCTGCGGCGTGAACCGGGCAATCCCACCGCGCGCAGCCTGCTGCAGCAGATCGACACCGATCCGGTCGCATTGCTGGGCCGCAACTACACCACCTACACGCTGCGTCCGGGCGAAACGCTGGGGGAAATCGCCGGCCGTCACCTGGGTGATCCGCTGCGCTTTGTGGCGCTGGCGCGCTACAACGGTATCGAACGCGCGCGCAGCGTGGTGGCCGGGCAGAGCCTGAAGATTCCGGCCGGGCGCGGCGGTGTGGCCGCCAGTGCGCCGCCGCCGGCTACCGAAGCCGACGTGGTACCGGCGGAGGAGCGCGCCGAACAATTCCAGAAGCGTATCGAGGCCGAACTGGCCGCGGGCCGGATCGACAGCGCCAACGCGGCAATCGAGCAGGCGCGGGCGGAAAGCCCGGGTGGAAGCGGCTGGAACGGCTGGCTGGACCCGCTGGCGCGGCGTGCGCGCGCACTGGCATTCCAGCAGCGCGGGCTCGCCCAGCTCGATCGCAGGCAGCACGAGGCGGCTTACGACAGCCTGGGACAGGCGTTGGCGCTGGAGCCCGATCTGCAGCCGGCGGCGCGCCAGCGTCAGGCGGTGCGCGGCAAGCTGGTGGCGGAATATCACGAGGCCGCGGTGGTGCGTTATCGCAACCAGCAGCTCGATGAGGCGATCGCCCTGTGGGACAAGGCCTTGAAGCTGGACCCGGGTTTCGAGCCCGCGCGCGGCTACCGCACGCGCGCGCTGGAGCTGAAGCGCCGGCTGCAGGCGCTGGGCGCGGCCGGCAACGGCTGA
- a CDS encoding PP2C family protein-serine/threonine phosphatase, producing MVRPSRRAAFACHIGGRAEQQDRAACFTSRDGRNHLLVVADGMGGHQGGELASHVVMEVAERAWSALDGLPHAPASFLERVCQQAHAEIRLAGQARGLRPCSTLAALLVSPHRAWWSYVGDSRIYVFRDGRPLWRTEDHTVVQQLVRSGRISEAEVVDHPDRNKLLRGLGGDEPLRATHGQLRIDAATGFVLCTDGFWATTSTEEMAPLLSASDLAAACTNAVAAAAQRGGPESDNVTIAVLQPERRTQAVNHRQLWPLYGALGLALLLLFSRFFN from the coding sequence ATGGTAAGGCCAAGCAGGCGGGCGGCTTTCGCTTGCCATATCGGCGGACGCGCCGAACAGCAGGATCGTGCTGCGTGCTTCACCAGCCGTGACGGCCGCAATCACCTGCTGGTCGTCGCCGACGGCATGGGCGGCCACCAAGGCGGTGAGCTGGCCTCGCACGTCGTCATGGAAGTGGCGGAGCGGGCGTGGTCGGCGCTCGACGGCCTGCCCCACGCCCCGGCGAGCTTTCTGGAACGTGTGTGCCAGCAGGCACATGCCGAAATCCGGCTGGCCGGCCAGGCGCGCGGACTGCGGCCGTGCTCCACGCTGGCGGCGCTGCTGGTGTCGCCGCATCGCGCGTGGTGGAGCTATGTCGGCGACAGCCGCATCTATGTGTTCCGCGACGGTCGCCCGCTGTGGCGCACCGAGGACCACACCGTCGTCCAGCAACTCGTGCGCAGCGGCCGCATCAGCGAAGCGGAGGTCGTCGATCACCCCGATCGCAACAAGCTGCTGCGCGGCCTGGGGGGTGACGAGCCGCTGCGCGCCACCCATGGCCAGCTCCGCATCGACGCGGCCACCGGCTTCGTGCTGTGCACCGACGGTTTCTGGGCGACGACGTCGACGGAAGAGATGGCCCCGCTGCTGAGCGCGTCCGACCTGGCTGCTGCGTGCACGAACGCCGTTGCAGCGGCGGCGCAGCGCGGCGGCCCCGAGAGCGACAACGTCACCATCGCCGTGCTGCAGCCGGAACGGCGCACGCAGGCCGTGAACCATCGCCAGCTCTGGCCCTTGTACGGTGCGCTCGGGCTGGCGCTGCTGCTGCTGTTTTCCCGCTTTTTCAATTGA
- the apaG gene encoding Co2+/Mg2+ efflux protein ApaG has product MSKSETYRIEVEAVAEYVEAQSNPEDDHYVFAYNITIRNTGTVAARLVSRHWVITDGTGHVQEVHGQGVVGEQPLLAPGESFRYTSGSVLETAVGTMHGSYQMEASDGHRFDAPIPAFMLAMPRVLH; this is encoded by the coding sequence GTGAGCAAATCGGAAACCTACCGCATCGAGGTCGAAGCCGTCGCCGAATACGTCGAGGCCCAGTCCAACCCCGAGGACGATCACTACGTCTTCGCCTACAACATCACCATCCGCAACACCGGCACGGTCGCTGCCCGCCTCGTCAGTCGCCATTGGGTCATCACCGACGGTACCGGGCACGTGCAGGAAGTGCATGGTCAGGGCGTGGTCGGCGAACAGCCCCTGCTCGCGCCGGGCGAAAGCTTCCGCTACACCAGCGGCTCGGTGCTCGAAACCGCGGTCGGCACCATGCACGGCAGCTACCAGATGGAAGCATCGGACGGGCATCGTTTCGACGCGCCGATCCCCGCTTTCATGCTGGCGATGCCGCGCGTGCTTCACTGA